Proteins found in one Zea mays cultivar B73 chromosome 1, Zm-B73-REFERENCE-NAM-5.0, whole genome shotgun sequence genomic segment:
- the mbd115 gene encoding Methyl-CpG-binding domain-containing protein 10-like yields MATGPEHVAAAVEETPEKKAASTTELPAPSGWTKKVAPTRGGRFEVIFVSPTGEEVKSKRQLTQYLKAHPGGPASSEFDWGTSDTPRRSARLSEKVKATESPEGEKTPKRGRSSSKRGKKEEKEDTEAANEAGEDGASEEGKGTDVEMKDAENAEDEKKEVPNADAAEKTEEGEDKKEEAPAVDAAEKTEEGEDKREEEAPAVDAAEKTGEKEVAPAVDATEETEKSTEGQAQPNYVAAPESEYKGDGKPGESEAAPLAFVDETAPHVIIGEEKKEENTENENSQAAESAVPSLASLEGEKKENGGAPEQPALPVAETKADAPPAEAEKGAENSGQPNTGSQEPKAANCDEGQIQPGASAVRCT; encoded by the exons GTTGCTCCAACTCGAGGTGGACGATTTGAGGTTATTTTTGTTTCCCCAACTGGTGAGGAAGTTAAGAGCAAGAGACAGCTAACCCAGTACCTGAAAGCTCATCCTGGAGGCCCTGCATCCTCAGAGTTCGATTGGGGAACCA GTGATACTCCCAGACGCTCAGCACGCTTGAGCGAGAAGGTCAAGGCAACTGAGAGCCCAGAGGGTGAGAAGACCCCTAAACGGGGAAGATCAAGTTCTAAGAGAGGCAAAAAGGAGGAAAAAGAAGACACAGAGGCTGCAAATGAGGCTGGAGAAGATGGTGCTTCGGAGGAAGGTAAAGGTACAGATGTGGAGATGAAAGATGCTGAAAACGCTGAAGACGAGAAGAAAGAGGTCCCAAATGCAGATGCTGCAGAGAAGACTGAGGAAGGTGAAGATAAGAAAGAGGAGGCCCCTGCTGTAGATGCAGCAGAGAAGACTGAGGAAGGTGAAGATAAGAGAGAGGAGGAGGCCCCTGCTGTAGATGCAGCAGAGAAGACTGGTGAGAAAGAGGTGGCCCCTGCTGTAGATGCAACAGAGGAGACAGAAAAAAGCACCGAAGGCCAAGCACAGCCTAATTATGTTGCTGCCCCAGAATCTGAGTATAAAGGAGACGGAAAGCCAGGTGAATCCGAAGCAGCTCCCCTTGCATTTGTTGATGAAACAGCTCCCCATGTAATTATTggtgaagagaagaaagaggaaaaTACTGAGAatgagaacagtcaggcagccgaATCTGCCGTGCCTTCCCTGGCATCTTTAGAGGGAGAGAAGAAAGAGAATGGTGGTGCCCCTGAACAACCAGCCCTGCCTGTAGCTGAGACGAAGGCAGATGCTCCTCCGGCAGAGGCAGAAAAGGGGGCTGAAAATTCAGGCCAGCCGAATACCGGCTCTCAAGAACCGAAGGCAGCAAACTGCGACGAGGGGCAGATTCAACCTGGTGCCTCTGCTGTGAGGTGCACATAA
- the LOC100279313 gene encoding Protein argonaute 18 has product MGRHPPVDEAMDFNGNGRDEANPSGSEAGNHNEHRGDDPSRVGQSLPADIRQNGQPTLGEEITAPLWEEFEALGIHVRRSEPVFPPRPGYGAAGTPYVVRANLFLGRLVDEALHQYNVTISPEPTPKAAYREIMTKLLSENQHTDFDGRFSVYDDGDSLFTAGALPFDTKEFEVPLSAGGDEKMDRKYKVMINHAATISLLQLRMLLAGYPTDIPAQALVVLDTVLRDVFNERNDMECVVIDKKDRTLGVDAWKGLYLSIRPTQNCLSLIADVSSSVFVQPLLLIEFVQKILKIDAVDRNLTKPEYDKLLKALRGVRIQVTHRDNRRRVWSKKKDNRRQLSTYRVAGLSVNPTNDLSFESKVGVTTTVIDYFREIYGLELKYKYLPCVNAGSEQDPIYFPIEVCKIAPKQCYQKKLEGSQFSTPRKSAWIHPEAEQSCPQIVEQRQYKQTKRANEFDLEFDGNLTTVAARVLLPPNLKYDDSVSQKTWFPLDGYWNMKDKKVINGAKIRNWACLNFCEDLSKEDIKKFCFKLAEMSRITGLDFADLKLPIFTARPDRVEDGIRRCYQEAKNKLRDQKIDLLLAILPDKKDSLYGNIKRICETDIGLVSQCCRRSRVLVNNNQILANIAIKINAKVGGRISVFDDVQKSLPVVSNKPTIIFGAHVSHPSVVDGSTGPSIASVVASQDWHEVSKYNGVVRAQGHTEEIGGLEDIVKELLHAFANESKEKLQQLIFYRDGISEGQFNRILEKEIPAIEKAWNALYDNEKPQITFVVVQKRHKLRLFPVDDNYKIRSAKKKIVEPGTVVDSEICHPAEFDFFLCSQSGGIKGPRRPVRYLVLRDDNNFTADELQALTNNLCYTYSGGNRSLSVAPPAYYAQKLAHRARVYLAKGSDNNAAAANGGRKQIPEIKNELKGSMFYC; this is encoded by the exons ATGGGAAGGCATCCGCCTGTCGATGAGGCGATGGACTTCAACGGCAACGGACGGGACGAGGCAAACCCGAGCGGCTCTGAGGCGGGGAACCACAACGAGCACCGCGGCGACGACCCCTCGCGCGTTGGCCAGAGCCTGCCCGCCGATATCCGCCAAAATGGGCAGCCAACCCTCGGGGAGGAGATCACCGCGCCGCTGTGGGAGGAGTTCGAGGCGCTCGGCATCCACGTCCGCCGCTCCGAGCCCGTGTTCCCGCCGCGCCCAGGGTACGGCGCCGCGGGGACGCCGTACGTCGTCAGGGCCAACCTCTTCCTCGGTCGCCTCGTCGACGAGGCCCTGCATCAGTACAAC GTAACCATTTCGCCCGAGCCGACGCCCAAGGCCGCGTACAGAGAGATCATGACGAAGCTGTTGTCCGAGAACCAGCACACGGATTTCGACGGCCGCTTCTCCGTGTACGATGACGGTGACTCGCTCTTCACAGCCGGTGCGCTGCCGTTCGACACCAAGGAGTTCGAGGTCCCCCTCTCTGCAGGCGGCGACGAAAA GATGGACAGGAAGTACAAGGTGATGATCAACCATGCCGCAACGATTAGTCTGCTACAGCTGAGGATGCTGTTAGCGGGCTATCCCACGGACATCCCCGCGCAGGCGCTCGTGGTCCTCGACACCGTGCTGCGTGACGTCTTCAACGAACGCAATGACATGGA ATGCGTCGTGATTGACAAAAAGGATCGCACACTGGGTGTTGACGCATGGAAGGGGCTCTATCTGAGCATCAGGCCAACACAGAACTGCTTGTCTCTGATTGCAG ACGTGTCCTCATCTGTATTCGTTCAACCCCTGCTATTGATTGAATTCGTTCAGAAGATCCTAAAGATAGATGCCGTGGATAGGAACTTGACTAAACCTGAGTATGACAAG CTCTTGAAGGCCCTCAGGGGTGTGAGGATTCAAGTCACACACAGAGATAATAGACGCCGAGTATGGTCAAAGAAAAAAGATAATAGACGCCAACTCTCTACGTACAGAGTTGCTGGCTTGTCAGTGAATCCTACTAATGATTTGAG TTTTGAATCAAAGGTTGGAGTCACAACGACTGTGATTGATTACTTCAGAGAAATATACGGCCTGGAACTGAAATACAAATATCTCCCATGCGTCAATGCTGGCAGCGAGCAGGATCCAATCTATTTTCCTATAGAG GTTTGCAAGATAGCTCCCAAGCAGTGTTACCAGAAGAAGCTGGAAGGTAGTCAGTTTTCTACTCCAAGGAAGTCAGCCTGGATCCATCCTGAAGCCGAGCAATCCTGTCCTCAG ATTGTTGAGCAGAGGCAGTACAAACAAACCAAACGTGCAAATGAATTTGACTTAGAATTTGATGGCAATCTTACAACAGTTGCTGCTAGAGTTCTGCTGCCTCCAAAT CTTAAGTATGATGATTCTGTATCACAGAAAACATGGTTTCCACTGGATGGGTACTGGAATATGAAAGACAAG AAAGTAATAAATGGTGCCAAGATCAGAAACTGGGCATGTCTTAATTTTTGTGAAGATTTATCCAAGGAAGATATTAAGAAGTTTTGCTTTAAGCTGGCTGAAATGTCTCGTATTACTGGACTG GACTTTGCCGATTTGAAGCTCCCAATATTCACTGCACGTCCAGATCGAGTTGAAGATGGTATTCGTAGGTGCTATCAGGAAGCGAAGAACAAGCTAAGGGATCAGAAGATTGATTTACTGCTTGCTATACTACCAGATAAAAAAGACAGTTTATATG gaaatATTAAAAGGATCTGTGAGACAGATATTGGTCTTGTGTCACAGTGTTGTCGAAGGTcaagagtcttagtgaataaTAATCAGATATTGGCAAATATTGCTATTAAGATCAATGCCAAG GTTGGAGGAAGAATCTCAGTATTCGATGACGTACAGAAGAGTTTACCGGTTGTTTCAAATAAGCCAACAATTATATTTGGTGCTCATGTTTCTCACCCTTCTGTTGTAGATGGTTCTACTGGCCCTTCTATTGCTTCT GTCGTTGCATCCCAAGACTGGCATGAGGTGTCTAAGTATAATGGTGTTGTTCGTGCACAAGGTCACACTGAAGAGATCGGTGGCCTTGAAGACATTGTCAA GGAGCTCCTTCATGCATTTGCAAACGAGTCCAAGGAGAAGCTCCAGCAGCTGATATTCTACAG GGATGGCATAAGTGAGGGTCAATTCAATCGAATTTTGGAGAAAGAAATCCCAGCGATAGAAAAG GCTTGGAACGCACTGTATGACAATGAGAAGCCACAAATCACCTTCGTTGTTGTGCAGAAGAGGCATAAACTGAGGCTGTTCCCCGTGGACGACAACTATAAGATCCGTTCTGCTAAGAAGAAAATTGTTGAGCCTG GCACAGTGGTTGATAGTGAGATCTGTCACCCAGCAGAATTTGATTTCTTCCTTTGCAGCCAATCTGGTGGTATCAAA GGCCCAAGGCGTCCTGTGAGGTACCTTGTACTGCGAGATGATAACAACTTCACGGCAGATGAACTGCAGGCTCTCACAAATAACCTGTGCTACAC TTATTCAGGCGGCAATCGTTCGTTGTCGGTCG CTCCTCCCGCATACTACGCCCAAAAGCTCGCACATCGGGCCCGCGTCTACCTCGCCAAAGGCTCGGACAATAATGCAGCTGCTGCTAATGGTGGTCGGAAGCAAATTCCAGAGATAAAGAATGAGCTGAAGGGGTCCATGTTCTACTGCTAG
- the LOC103643685 gene encoding RING-H2 finger protein ATL39, whose translation MCTNGQDNRSSPRSIRQANGMTSDAAFVLEMAAVVCLAVLIVAIVAAAAGACELPVARAAAVHDVEQALGPGTLMPYGQAKAAAGKTGSASPGGVGEEEAPCCAICLSEYAEGDEMVRVLPACGHFFHADCRIDWWLRQRGTCPVCRGGLLPLPPRPECPLMPPRPAGAAVVRGRG comes from the coding sequence ATGTGCACCAACGGCCAAGACAACCGCTCGTCACCGCGCAGCATCAGGCAAGCAAACGGCATGACCTCCGACGCGGCCTTTGTGCTGGAGATGGCCGCCGTGGTCTGCTTGGCGGTGCTCATCGTCGccatcgtcgccgccgccgcgggcgccTGTGAGCTGCCCGTCGCCCGCGCCGCCGCGGTGCACGACGTTGAGCAGGCGCTCGGGCCCGGCACGCTCATGCCGTACGGCCAGGCGAAGGCGGCCGCCGGAAAGACAGGGAGCGCGTCGCCGGGCGGCGTCGGCGAGGAGGAGGCGCCTTGTTGCGCCATCTGCCTGTCCGAGTACGCCGAGGGCGACGAGATGGTGCGGGTGCTGCCGGCGTGCGGCCACTTCTTCCACGCCGACTGCCGCATCGACTGGTGGCTCCGGCAGCGCGGGACGTGCCCGGTCTGCCGCGGTGGactgctgccgctgccgccgagGCCGGAGTGTCCGCTCATGCCGCCGCGACCGGCCGGCGCTGCGGTGGTCCGAGGCAGGGGGTGA